A single genomic interval of Lathyrus oleraceus cultivar Zhongwan6 chromosome 7, CAAS_Psat_ZW6_1.0, whole genome shotgun sequence harbors:
- the LOC127104860 gene encoding 26S proteasome non-ATPase regulatory subunit 6 homolog — protein sequence MASSEGEESQQPQLVLADKLFLLKQPDVQDIDKVGFKEDVFTFVKDHDMVPLYETLVADSVLDMDRTLLDCMRAKIDDELKKLDEK from the exons ATGGCATCATCGGAAGGAGAAGAGTCTCAGCAGCCACAACTCGTCCTCGCCGACAAGCTTTTCCTCCTCAAACAACCCGATGTTCAAGACATTGACAAAGTTGGATTCAAGGAGGATGTCTTCACATTCGTCAAGGATCATG ATATGGTCCCTTTATACGAAACCCTAGTCGCCGATTCTGTTTTGGATATGGATCGTACCCTTTTGGACTGTATGCGTGCTAAAATTGACGATGAGCTTAAGAAGCTTGACGAAAAGTGA
- the LOC127102741 gene encoding acyl-CoA-binding domain-containing protein 1: MITSSITHLVNVMQEDFEEHAAKVKTLKESPSNENLLILYGLYKQATLGPVTTARPGIFSQKDRAKWDAWKAVEGKSKDEAMSDYITKVKQLLEEAGLSA; this comes from the exons ATGATTACTTCAAGCATTACACACTTGGTTAATGTGATGCAGGAGGATTTTGAGGAGCATGCTGCGAAAGTCAAGACTCTAAAAGAGAGTCCATCAAATGAAAACTTGCTTATCCTTTATGGATTGTACAAGCAAGCCACTCTTGGACCTGTTACCACCG CTCGTCCTGGGATTTTCAGCCAAAAAGACAGAGCTAAATGGGATGCATGGAAGGCTGTTGAAG GAAAATCCAAGGATGAAGCAATGAGTGATTACATCACTAAGGTGAAACAGCTGCTCGAAGAAGCTGGTCTTTCTGCTTAA